A single Cryptococcus neoformans var. grubii H99 chromosome 7, complete sequence DNA region contains:
- a CDS encoding hydroxyisourate hydrolase produces MSRSPITCHVLDSSQGKPASGVKVSLQILRAELSGSNEAKDKILAEGTTDTDGRCSTLLSPNEKLSSGIYKMVFFTGDYFKATGKETFYPVVEITFNYADPSQHYHIPLLLSPFSYTTYRGS; encoded by the exons ATGTCACGCTCGCCTATAACTTGCCACG TGTTAGATTCGTCACAAGGAAAGCCAGCTTCAGGAGTCAAGGTCTCTCTCCAAATACTGAGGGCAGAGCTGTCAGGATCTAATGAAGCTAAAGACAAGATTCTGGCAGAGGG GACCACTGATACtgatggaagatgttcTACTCTCTTATCACCAAACGAGAAGCTCTCTTCTGGCATTTACAAGATGGTGTTTTTCACCGGTGATTACTTCAAAGCCACGGGGAAGGAAACCTTCTACCCAGTGGTTGAG ATTACCTTCAACTATGCCGATCCTTCTCAGCATTACCATATACCTCTCCTACTCAGTCCTTTTTCTTACACCACATACCGTGGCAGCTAA
- a CDS encoding tuftelin-interacting protein 11: MPRRKNDYLSDGSDSDASNSALSLDGYNSQEDPDARAERRLFEFKGNKRRKTDERSGKHAAWEGVFGEEDGVGGMPGRGGIGGRGRPGSSSLRTDWTKAPAFVSNGSKTLQEEEEEGQVRQANAEEPERDEEEDGSESSTGSGSDSGSENDDGGSSPAPSPRVRDADNYNGEEQTTGGLGLGFRNASGQGTSDESTGEAGQREGGGATAFASRSKAGIGAAFSARKKMLPDETIQSVGNEPHARPPTNATIDHGPKPTGIPSSFGRPPPSLTVHSGHHTQRRFLPRAQSPATSSNKAQLTAAEKAHFSKIQSSFGARLLAKQGWEAGKGLGVQENGRAVPVEVGKVLRGQGIQKGIRTEDSKREARRQGVTFSDDEDDEVPRRRKHRAKGPKVHKEKGEEDQGWRRQKKVKVKVQHKTYEQLLAEAGDAVSAAGIGLVLDARGGELKEVQSLSSLSLSTWTPSSDSTRLPELRHNLHLIVEAAKQDVSGLVREGKKVNERRRWAFREEEISRAKAEEASTKISRLKEIQEIVDTISHITTQQTTSSTPSLAPLFSSFELLLHKFREEYQSLKLDDVIVGAIGQILRNAFTEWRPFDVSSNVLLSSLKTWRRAYNLPEIIDNDTAVATLSLEEKVATVNRIDTGGERVMTAWESLIWHLWVPKVRSAINNEWDPLSPNDAVHLVESWEPILPLFVKDNILDQLVLPKVKVAIEQWDPKRNKRERRPKSLASIVFPWLPLLGERVDEVMDLAKRRIRHVMRSWVVKDGVPEELSRWRKDVYSSNEWDKLIIQFVLPKLGVCLREDFTINPRKQDMVPLQGWVLPWHTLIRQSMFSHLLEVEFFPKWLDVLYIWLIQPSYKANEVATWYQWWSESFPEEVRDMPGVKQGFESGLNLMQEAMDLGPDAPAKLHKPKFEPRSTKKVLQTSTTPKLRMPEPPGIIPTDITFRSIAEDYAAQHDLIFLPMGRSHDRTGKPLFKVCRNVDGRGGVTVYIGEHAVYAKMDDGEFRAISLEDMVKKASA; the protein is encoded by the exons ATGCCCCGAAGGAAAAACGACTATCTCTCCGACGGCTCGGACTCAGACGCCTCAAATTCCGCTCTATCCTTAGACGGTTACAACTCTCAAGAGGACCCGGATGCTCGAGCTGAGCGGCGACTTTTCGAATTCAAAGGCAACAAGCGTCGCAAGACTGATGAACGCAGCGGGAAACATGCCGCTTGGGAAGGTGTAtttggggaagaagatggcgtAGGTGGGATGCCCGGGCGTGGAGGTATCGGCGGTAGAGGACGCCCTggatcttcttcattgagGACTGATTGGACAAA AGCCCCTGCGTTCGTATCCAATGGGTCCAAGACAttgcaagaagaggaggaggagggccaGGTGCGACAGGCCAATGCTGAAGAGccagaaagagatgaagaggaggacggtTCGGAAAGCAGCACTGGCTCTGGCTCTGACTCTGGTTCTGAAAACGATGACGGCGGCAGCTCTCCTGCCCCTTCTCCCCGCGTCAGGGACGCAGATAATTATAACGGAGAAGAACAGACTACAGGGGGATTGGGCTTGGGTTTCAGGAATGCCTCGGGACAGGGTACCAGTGATGAGTCCACAGGAGAAGCCGggcaaagagaaggaggcggCGCAACAGCGTTTGCTTCTCGGAGTAAGGCTGGCATTGGTGCTGCATTCTCCGccagaaaaaaaatgcTGCCCGATGAGACTATACAGAGTGTCGGAAATGAGCCTCACGCAAGGCCTCCTACCAACGCCACCATTGATCATGGTCCAAAACCTACAGGTATTCCTAGTAGTTTTGGAAGACCTCCGCCTTCTCTCACCGTGCACTCCGGTCATCATACGCAGCGTCGCTTTCTTCCAAGAGCTCAGTCGCCAGCGACGTCCTCAAATAAAGCTCAACTGACTGCGGCGGAAAAGGCCCATTTCAGCAAAATCCAATCATCGTTTGGGGCCCGTCTGTTAGCAAAGCAAGGATGGGAGGCCGGTAAAGGTTTGGGTGTACAAGAAAATGGTCGTGCTGTACCAGTTGAAGTGGGGAAAGTTCTGAGGGGTCAAGGTATACAAAAAGGAATTAGGACCGAGGACAGTAAGCGAGAAGCGAGACGGCAGGGTGTAACTTTTtcggatgatgaggatgatgaagtaccgaggagaaggaagcatCGAGCGAAGGGACCCAAAGTGCATAAAGAaaagggtgaagaagatcagGGTTGGAGAAGGCAGAAAAAGGTCAAGGTCAAAGTTCAACATAAGACCTATGAGCAGCTGTTGGCCGAGGCGGGTGATGCTGTTTCTGCAGCTGGTATAGGCCTTGTGTTGGACGctcgaggaggagag CTTAAAGAGGTCCAGTCCCTGTCGTCCCTCTCGCTTTCCACCTGGACCCCGAGTTCGGACTCTACAAGATTACCTGAACTTCGCCATAATCTTCATCTTATCGTCGAGGCTGCTAAGCAAGATGTCTCAGGTTTGGtaagggaaggaaaaaaggtgAACGAACGACGGCGTTGGGCCTTccgcgaagaagagatttcCAGAGCCAAGGCTGAAGAAGCCAGTACCA AGATCTCTCGTCTGAAAGAAATACAGGAGATCGTCGATACGATCAGTCATATAACCACGCAACAGACAACCTCATCAACGCCTTCTCTTGCCCCTCTATTCAGTAGCTTTGAATTGCTACTTCACAAATTTCGAGAAGAATATCAGTCTCTTAAATTAGATGATGTTATTGTAGGTGCAATTGGACAAATT TTACGGAATGCCTTCACAGAATGGCGACCTTTTGATGTATCATCCAACGTTTTGCTCTCATCTCTCAAGACTTGGAGGAGAGCTTATAATTTACCCGAAATCATTGATAATGATACTGCTGTTGCCACTCTGAGCCTCGAGGAAAAAGTTGCTACCGTCAATAGGATCGACACTGGTGGCGAAAGGGTAATGACAGCTTGGGAAAGTCTCATCTGGCATTTGTGGGTACCGAAGGTACGCTCGGCGATCAA CAATGAATGGGATCCTTTGAGCCCTAACGATGCGGTCCATCTAGTCGAGTCTTGGGAACCGATCCTTCCTCTGTTCGTTAAGGATAACATACTAGATCAACTCGTATTACCAAAAGTCAAGGTAGCAATAGAACAATGGGATCCCAAGCGGAACAAGCGCGAGCGCCGTCCGAAATCTCTCGCGAGTATAGTGTTCCCCTGGCTGCCACTACTGGGTGAGCGGGTCGACGAGGTTATGGATCTTGCCAAACGCCGCATTCGCCATGTCATGCGCAGTTGGGTAGTCAAAGATGGCGTTCCAGAAGAGTTGAGCCGCTGGCGAAAAGAT GTGTATTCGTCAAATGAGTGGGACAAGCTCATAATTCAGTTCGTTTTGCCCAAACTGGGGGTCTGCCTTCGAGAGGATTTCACAATCAATCCTCGCAAACAAGACATGGTGCCTTTGCAAGGTTGGGTCCTCCCGTGGCATACACTCATTCGACAATCAATGTTCTCTCATTTGCTCGAAGTGGAATTCTTTCCCAAGTGGCTCGATGTCCTATACATCTGGCTCATACAGCCATCATACAAAGCCAATGAGGTCGCTACATG GTATCAATGGTGGAGCGAGAGCTTCCCTGAAGAGGTGCGTGACATGCCCGGTGTCAAACAAGGTTTTGAGAGCGGTCTCAACCTTATGCAAGAAGCTATGGACCTCGGTCCTGATGCGCCCGCGAAGCTCCACAAGCCCAAGTTTGAGCCGCGCTCAACTAAAAAGGTGCTCCAAACTTCAACTACCCCTAAGCTTCGCATGCCCGAGCCTCCTGGTATTATTCCCACCGACATCACATTCAGGTCCATTGCAGAAGACTACGCTGCGCAGCACGACCTCATATTCTTACCCATGGGTAGGTCACACGACAGGACCGGAAAACCATTGTTCAAGGTGTGCAGGAACGTGGATGGTAGAGGGGGTGTCACAGTGTATATTGGGGAGCATGCGGTGTATgcgaagatggatgatggagagtTCAGAGCGATATCGCTGGAGGATATGGTCAAAAAAGCGTCTGCGTAG
- a CDS encoding glucosamine-phosphate N-acetyltransferase has translation MTPEPSLDLLFDPSILPASAQDELGPDLYLRPLSSTDVSRGHFELLSVLTSAPPQSVSTYETIFQEMKASPGIYFTVVVVHRLSDKVVACGSVIVERKFVRNAGLVGHIEDIAVSQSMQGRKLGLKIINTLVDIGLVRGCYKIILDCSEKNIPFYEKCGFKQKEFQMVRYLLDPSDVVKLPTPSKL, from the exons ATGACCCCCGAGCCCTCTTTAGACCTCCTTTTCGATCCTTCTATACTACCCGCCTCAGCTCAAGATGAGCTTGGGCCAGATCTCTAT CTTCGCCCACTTTCTTCTACCGATGTTTCGAGGGGTCACTTTGAACTGCTATCCGTCCTCACGTCTGCGCCTCCCCAATCTGTCAGCACCTATGAGACGATCTTTCAAGAGATGAAGGCAAGTCCTGGTATCTACTTTACAGTAGTGGTCGTTCATCGGCTCTCAGACAAG GTTGTGGCCTGTGGATCTGTCATCGTTGAACGTAAATTTGTTCGTAATGCCGGGCTTGTAGGCCATATCGAAGACATCGCCGTGTCACAAAGCATGCAGGGAAGAAAGCTTGGATTGAAGATTATAAACACGTTGGTGGATATCGGACTTGTCCGAGGCTGCTATAAAATCATTCTGGACTGTAGTGAGAAAAACATCC CTTTCTATGAAAAGTGCGG ATTCAAGCAGAAGGAATTTCAAATGGTTCGATATCTATTGGATCCTTCAGACGTCGTTAAACTCCCTACGCCATCGAAACTTTGA
- a CDS encoding cytoplasmic protein: MGILEKIDDIEKEMARTQKNKATEYHLGLLKAKLAKYRAQLLEPEKKSAKGEGFDVLKSGDARVCMIGFPSVGKSTLLSKTTKTESIVGAYEFTTLTAIPGVLEYEGARIQLLDLPGIVQDAAKGRGRGRQVVSVAKTADLILLMIDATKSAEQKRLLEIELEAVGIRLNTRPPDVVFKQKQAGGITLNCTVKLTKTDERTIRSILQTYKIHNCDVMIREDITTDEFIDVLLGTRKYIPSLTVINKIDGVSMETLDSMAREGDGRTIMISCEIDLGIDWLLEAIWKELGLVKVYTKRRGEQPDLNDPICLRQGATIETVCHGIHRSLASHFKYALVWGKSSKFNPQPQKVGLNHLVQDEDVVSIFTK; the protein is encoded by the exons ATGGGAATCCTTGAAAAAATCGACGACATCGAGA AGGAGATGGCTCGGA CGCAGAAGAA TAAAGCGACCGAGTACCATTTAGGTTTATTAAAG GCAAAGC TCGCCAAATACAGAGCTCAACTTCTCGAACCAGAAAAGAAATCAGCTAAAGGAGAGGGTTTTGACGTCTTAAAATCGGGAG ATGCGCGCGTGTGTATGATCGGTTTCCCATCGGTTGGAAAATCAACATTGTTATCAAAGACCACCAAAACCGAATCTATCGTCGGGGCCTATGAATTCACAACACTTACT GCCATCCCAGGTGTGCTCGAATATGAAGGTGCCAGAATACAACTGCTCGATTTGCCTGGTATCGTACAAGATGCGGCCAAAGGCCGAGGTCGAGGTCGGCAAGTCGTCTCAGTGGCAAAGACAGCTGATCTCATTCTTCTTATGA TTGATGCCACAAAGTCAGCTGAGCAAAAGCGTCTTCTGGAGATCGAATTAGAAGCAGTTGGTATCCGATTGAATACTCGACCTCCTGATGTTGTTTTCAAGCAAAAGCAGGCAGGCGGTATCACC CTGAACTGTACTGTCAAACTCACTAAGACAGACGAGCGAACCATCAGATCAATCCTCCAGACTTATAAAA TCCACAACTGCGACGTCATGATCCGTGAAGACATCACCACCGACGAATTCATTGATGTCCTTCTCGGTACCCGAAAGTACATTCCGTCTCTCACTGTTATCAACAAAATTGATGGAGTTTCAATGGAGACACTTGACAGTATGGCAAGGGAAGGCGATGGACGGACGATCATGATCAGTTGTGAGATTGATTTAGGTATTGATTGGTTATTGGAGGCTATTTGGAAG GAGCTTGGTCTTGTAAA GGTATATACCAAGAGGCGAGGAGAGCAACCAGATCTCAATGATCCTATCTGTCTTCGTCAAGGTGCTACTATCGAGACCGTCTGTCACGGCATTCACAGATCCCTTGCATCTCACTTCAA GTATGCTTTGGTTTGGGGCAAGTCAAGTAAGTTCAATCCGCAGCCACAGAAAGTGGGTCTCAATCACTTAGTgcaagatgaggatgt CGTGAGCATCTTTACAAAgtaa